Proteins encoded within one genomic window of Thermococcus celer Vu 13 = JCM 8558:
- the bgaS gene encoding beta-galactosidase BgaS — protein sequence MKEFFWGVSQSAFQFEMGDIFHRNIDTRSDWWTWVRDPINLKTGLVSGDLPEEGINNYELYPLDHSLAKGLGLNAYSLSVEWSRIFPCPTYGVEVEYETDGNGLIKAIKITKDHLEELDRIANRKEVEHYREVLLNLKKLGFKVFLTLIHYSLPVWLHDPVESRERNLENENNGWVNQRAVLELAKFAAYMAYRFGDLIDMWATFNEPAVMVELGYLAPYSGFPPGVSNPAGAKKAIINIVNAHARAYDAIKQFSGKDARVGIIMNNIHTTYPKDPDDPRDVKAAEMSNFFNSGFVLEAITKGNLNAEFDMETMTKVPHLKGLDWIGMTYYSRDVVTHSEVRFKEIPITAFKGVPGYGYSCLPNTLSADGRYVSELGWEVFPEGLYNSLEAASAHGLPIYIMENGVADSKDILRPYFIAAHVAQVERAIESGIDVRGYFHWSLLDNYEWGMGFGMRFGLYKVDLITKERIPRKESVNLYREIVKNNGLTRRIRENYLGGGKP from the coding sequence ATGAAGGAATTTTTCTGGGGCGTTTCACAATCCGCATTCCAGTTTGAGATGGGTGATATCTTCCACAGAAACATAGACACCCGTAGCGACTGGTGGACGTGGGTCAGGGATCCTATAAACCTGAAAACGGGCCTCGTGAGTGGCGATCTCCCGGAGGAGGGCATCAACAACTACGAACTTTACCCACTGGACCATTCCCTCGCCAAAGGTCTCGGCCTTAACGCTTATTCGTTGAGCGTGGAGTGGAGTAGAATCTTTCCGTGTCCGACCTATGGGGTGGAGGTTGAGTACGAGACGGATGGGAACGGTCTCATCAAGGCGATAAAGATAACTAAGGATCACTTAGAAGAACTCGACAGGATTGCAAACAGGAAGGAAGTGGAGCATTACAGGGAGGTGCTCTTGAACCTTAAGAAACTGGGGTTTAAGGTCTTCCTGACATTGATACACTACAGCCTTCCCGTATGGCTTCATGACCCGGTGGAATCCCGCGAGAGAAATCTCGAAAACGAAAATAATGGGTGGGTCAACCAGAGGGCGGTACTGGAGCTGGCCAAGTTCGCGGCTTATATGGCATACCGCTTCGGTGACCTCATCGACATGTGGGCCACCTTCAACGAGCCGGCAGTGATGGTTGAGCTGGGCTATCTGGCGCCCTATTCCGGTTTCCCCCCAGGTGTGAGCAATCCCGCAGGGGCAAAGAAGGCGATTATAAACATAGTGAACGCCCATGCGAGAGCTTACGATGCTATAAAACAGTTCTCCGGAAAAGATGCCAGAGTCGGGATAATAATGAACAACATCCACACCACCTACCCCAAAGACCCCGACGACCCAAGGGATGTTAAGGCGGCAGAGATGAGCAACTTCTTCAACAGCGGCTTCGTCCTTGAGGCCATAACCAAGGGTAACCTCAACGCTGAATTCGACATGGAAACCATGACAAAAGTGCCCCATCTAAAGGGACTTGACTGGATAGGGATGACCTATTATTCGAGGGACGTTGTAACCCATTCTGAGGTTAGATTCAAGGAGATACCGATAACCGCCTTCAAGGGGGTTCCCGGGTACGGGTATTCATGCCTGCCGAACACACTCTCGGCCGATGGGAGATACGTGAGCGAGCTTGGCTGGGAAGTGTTCCCTGAGGGACTCTACAACAGCCTCGAAGCGGCCTCCGCCCATGGGTTGCCCATTTACATCATGGAAAACGGGGTAGCGGACTCAAAAGACATCCTGAGGCCGTACTTCATAGCCGCTCACGTAGCTCAAGTTGAGCGAGCCATTGAGTCAGGCATTGACGTGAGGGGATACTTCCACTGGTCTCTGCTGGACAACTATGAGTGGGGAATGGGGTTTGGGATGCGGTTTGGCCTCTACAAGGTCGATCTGATAACAAAGGAAAGGATTCCAAGGAAGGAGAGCGTGAACCTTTACCGGGAGATCGTGAAGAATAACGGGCTGACCAGAAGGATTAGAGAGAACTATCTCGGAGGTGGTAAACCTTGA
- a CDS encoding type II toxin-antitoxin system VapC family toxin, producing MVVSEKIMFDSSVLLKIHTKKNSPLLEMVLLKFEPLVSEITLYEYLSTKAALGKDPYKQLLILKEMYQILPLDEKIIVKASVITGKLLRKRVKLHTNDVLVGVTAIVHDALLVVDEPGRYKPLRKYGLDLIDFNSFAREMEHLAEDFTESKETQGVY from the coding sequence ATGGTAGTGTCAGAAAAGATAATGTTCGACAGTTCCGTCCTTTTGAAAATACACACAAAGAAGAACAGCCCCCTGCTTGAGATGGTACTGCTAAAATTCGAGCCGTTAGTCTCTGAAATCACCCTCTACGAGTACCTTTCCACGAAAGCCGCCCTTGGAAAGGACCCTTACAAGCAGCTTCTGATACTGAAAGAGATGTACCAGATACTCCCGCTGGATGAGAAGATAATAGTTAAAGCCAGTGTGATAACAGGGAAACTCCTGAGGAAGAGGGTGAAACTCCACACAAACGATGTTCTTGTCGGCGTGACGGCAATAGTCCATGACGCCCTGCTCGTGGTCGATGAGCCCGGGAGATATAAGCCGCTGAGGAAGTACGGGCTCGATTTAATAGATTTTAACAGTTTTGCCCGGGAAATGGAGCATCTTGCAGAGGACTTTACAGAATCCAAAGAGACTCAGGGGGTGTACTGA
- a CDS encoding glycoside hydrolase family 16 protein has product MNKRTVALSMVLMLLMTVVAGCITSPQSQSTSTMEPSQTGTSITQTSSQVQNTTETTPVEEVPQVLHEGNRTWELIWHDEFNGNAVNEEYWTFEIGNGQAYGVPGWGNNELEYYTPNNTVIENGVLVIEARKEWVTDQYGTYMYTSSRMKTEGKVEFEPPVRIEARMKFPKGKGLWPAFWLLGANIGEVGWPQCGEIDIMEFLGHELKTVHGTIHGPGYSGSKGITKSYTLPEGVPDFTEDFHVFAIDWFPDRIEWYVDGHLYHVVTRKQVEDMGHEWVFDGPFYIILNLAVGGNWPGRPTATTKFPARMYVDYVRVYRLVEG; this is encoded by the coding sequence ATGAATAAAAGAACCGTGGCACTTTCGATGGTCTTAATGTTGTTGATGACCGTGGTGGCGGGTTGCATAACATCTCCCCAGTCCCAATCAACATCAACGATGGAACCTTCCCAGACCGGAACCTCGATAACTCAAACATCCTCCCAGGTTCAGAACACGACTGAAACAACCCCGGTAGAGGAAGTTCCCCAAGTCCTGCATGAGGGCAACAGGACGTGGGAGCTGATATGGCACGATGAGTTCAACGGGAATGCAGTAAACGAGGAATACTGGACCTTTGAGATAGGAAACGGTCAGGCCTACGGAGTACCCGGCTGGGGAAACAACGAGCTTGAATACTACACCCCGAACAACACGGTGATAGAAAATGGTGTGCTCGTGATAGAGGCAAGGAAAGAATGGGTAACCGACCAGTACGGCACCTACATGTACACTTCCTCCAGAATGAAGACCGAAGGAAAAGTCGAGTTCGAACCTCCGGTGAGAATAGAAGCAAGGATGAAGTTTCCCAAGGGCAAGGGGCTCTGGCCGGCCTTTTGGTTGCTGGGAGCGAACATTGGAGAGGTTGGATGGCCCCAGTGCGGGGAGATAGACATAATGGAGTTTCTCGGTCATGAACTCAAAACAGTGCACGGAACGATCCACGGGCCCGGGTATTCTGGTTCTAAGGGGATAACCAAGAGCTACACTCTACCGGAGGGGGTTCCGGATTTCACGGAGGATTTCCACGTCTTTGCCATTGACTGGTTCCCGGACAGGATAGAATGGTACGTTGATGGGCATCTCTACCACGTGGTGACGAGGAAACAGGTTGAGGATATGGGGCATGAATGGGTCTTCGATGGGCCCTTCTACATCATACTCAACCTCGCCGTTGGCGGGAACTGGCCCGGTAGGCCGACCGCCACCACCAAATTCCCCGCGAGGATGTACGTTGACTACGTTAGGGTTTACAGGCTGGTTGAGGGGTGA